A genome region from Archaeoglobus fulgidus DSM 4304 includes the following:
- a CDS encoding CRISPR-associated helicase/endonuclease Cas3 — protein sequence MVIKAFRKLTGHSPYEYQKEAMDNLLEGKSLIIRAPTGAGKTEASLIPFIYGLNDYLPPQLIYSLPTRTLVESIGERAIKYASFKKLRVAIHHGKKATSSLFEEDIIVTTIDQTAGAYLSVPLSMPKRWGNIFVGGIASALTVFDEVHTLDPEKGLQTAAAIAMQSAKLGLPSIIMSATLPDVFIERVKERIEKNGGKVEIMDVKNESEIKSRRNRKVELINRPDEMLTADTVLKEAENCRKLVVVVNTVERAQNLYLDLRKKIDYPIFLLHSRYLEKDRAEKEKSFEKVFGKNGKGECIFISTQVIEVGMDISSPIILSEVAPIDALIQRAGRCARWGGNGEFHVFGLARDSSNPYAPYLKELIESTITEIRSKGDFPLDWQTELQLVNNVLSSHFEFFMDSKFFYQRLGELARAVYEGSKAKVEQNVREIFSCDITLHENPDTLEPEEILALPRIRVDARVLSGKVEKLAELGIKTYKLEENPVIGDYESKYTLVLVKSKEDVTPFQLYVLSGACYSPEVGLVLGKSAPNAIKSFEPDKLKLKGIKSQADYKLEKESWVEHAKNSLWVLDCYLIPRYYYVIKNFADYFGYEYNEFVNLIKCITALHDLGKLNINWQEKVGWNGKIPLAHSDESDVRKLPPHATVSAKALQPYLESLFDDAGVFKAFYLAIAHHHGPWAREYKEYRLIPEFNKFIEEVWSVPKELIKVHDSANRLDFTYLNVADENEAYRLYGLLSKLIRISDRLATGGASYESIFSA from the coding sequence ATGGTGATTAAAGCCTTTCGCAAATTAACAGGCCATAGTCCATACGAATATCAAAAGGAAGCAATGGATAATTTACTGGAGGGAAAATCCCTGATTATTAGAGCGCCGACCGGTGCCGGAAAAACTGAAGCATCTTTAATTCCTTTTATTTATGGCCTCAATGACTACTTACCACCTCAGTTGATTTATTCGCTTCCGACAAGAACTTTAGTGGAAAGTATTGGCGAACGTGCTATTAAGTATGCTTCATTCAAAAAACTAAGAGTAGCAATTCATCATGGCAAAAAGGCAACAAGTAGCCTTTTCGAGGAGGATATTATTGTCACAACAATCGATCAGACTGCTGGGGCATATTTGAGCGTTCCCTTAAGCATGCCAAAAAGGTGGGGAAACATTTTTGTAGGTGGTATTGCATCAGCTCTGACCGTTTTTGATGAAGTACACACTCTTGACCCAGAAAAAGGTCTTCAAACTGCTGCAGCAATCGCTATGCAATCTGCAAAACTTGGCCTTCCTTCAATCATAATGTCTGCTACTCTACCAGATGTTTTCATTGAACGTGTCAAGGAAAGAATAGAGAAAAATGGAGGTAAAGTCGAGATTATGGACGTGAAGAATGAATCAGAAATCAAATCGAGGAGAAATCGAAAAGTTGAACTTATAAATAGACCTGATGAAATGTTAACGGCAGATACTGTTCTAAAGGAGGCTGAGAACTGCAGAAAACTTGTTGTAGTTGTTAACACTGTCGAACGAGCACAAAACCTGTACCTCGATCTAAGGAAGAAAATAGACTATCCCATTTTTCTCCTGCATTCCAGATATCTAGAAAAAGATCGGGCAGAAAAGGAGAAATCCTTTGAAAAAGTATTCGGTAAGAATGGTAAAGGCGAGTGTATATTTATCTCTACACAAGTAATAGAAGTAGGAATGGATATCTCATCTCCAATAATTCTGTCAGAAGTTGCTCCAATTGATGCACTGATACAAAGGGCTGGGAGATGTGCAAGGTGGGGTGGCAATGGAGAATTTCACGTTTTTGGGCTCGCCAGAGACAGTAGCAATCCATATGCTCCATATCTTAAAGAGCTAATCGAGAGTACAATAACTGAAATCAGGAGTAAAGGGGATTTTCCTTTAGATTGGCAAACTGAACTCCAACTCGTCAACAATGTACTTTCAAGTCATTTTGAGTTTTTCATGGATTCGAAGTTTTTCTACCAGAGACTTGGGGAACTTGCAAGAGCTGTTTATGAAGGTAGTAAGGCAAAGGTGGAGCAGAACGTTAGAGAAATTTTTTCGTGTGATATTACACTTCATGAAAATCCTGACACTCTAGAACCAGAGGAAATCTTGGCACTGCCGAGAATACGTGTTGATGCGCGAGTTTTAAGTGGTAAAGTTGAGAAGCTTGCGGAGTTAGGCATAAAAACATACAAACTAGAAGAAAATCCGGTAATTGGAGATTATGAAAGCAAATACACGCTAGTACTTGTAAAAAGTAAAGAAGATGTAACCCCATTTCAACTTTATGTTCTGAGTGGTGCTTGCTATTCTCCAGAAGTCGGGCTTGTGCTTGGCAAATCTGCTCCTAATGCAATCAAATCCTTTGAGCCCGATAAACTGAAACTTAAAGGTATTAAAAGCCAAGCTGATTATAAACTTGAGAAAGAGAGTTGGGTTGAACACGCAAAGAACTCTCTATGGGTACTCGACTGCTACCTAATTCCTCGTTATTACTATGTTATCAAAAATTTCGCTGATTACTTCGGGTACGAGTATAATGAGTTTGTCAATCTTATTAAATGCATAACGGCACTACATGATCTGGGCAAATTAAACATAAATTGGCAGGAGAAAGTAGGATGGAATGGCAAAATACCTTTAGCCCATTCAGATGAAAGTGACGTCAGAAAATTGCCCCCACACGCAACTGTTTCTGCAAAAGCCTTGCAACCTTATTTAGAAAGTTTATTTGATGACGCAGGTGTATTCAAAGCATTCTATTTGGCAATTGCTCATCACCACGGACCGTGGGCGAGAGAATACAAAGAATACCGTCTAATTCCAGAATTCAACAAATTCATTGAGGAGGTCTGGAGCGTTCCGAAAGAGTTGATTAAAGTCCATGATTCAGCCAATAGGCTTGATTTTACGTACTTAAATGTAGCTGATGAGAATGAGGCTTACAGACTTTATGGTTTGCTTTCTAAATTGATAAGAATTTCAGACAGACTTGCTACTGGAGGTGCAAGTTATGAATCGATATTTTCTGCCTAA
- the cas6 gene encoding CRISPR-associated endoribonuclease Cas6, whose amino-acid sequence MRLKISLLSPADSFEIDLNHSYHLASAIYRAIERADPSLSIELHKPDVPKFFTFSKLFIPKRKFRIEGEKMVSDCEEAYFFFSTLRNEVAASLVEGLLSKPEIRICGVDFIVSEVSVLPEREVKGREKFVTLSPIYASTSVGENGRRRIFDLYPKDSKFYEVILQNLVKKYVLYYKSAPENLDFHMKPLNVKAKRIRLKDTFHRCVEMVFKAEGSPELLDVGYKAGFGSKNSMGFGMVKVV is encoded by the coding sequence ATGCGTTTGAAAATCTCCCTCCTGTCACCTGCAGACAGCTTCGAGATTGACTTGAACCACTCTTATCACCTCGCTTCGGCGATTTACAGGGCTATTGAAAGGGCTGACCCCTCGCTTTCCATTGAGCTGCACAAGCCAGATGTCCCGAAATTCTTCACCTTCAGCAAGCTCTTCATTCCAAAGAGGAAGTTCAGGATAGAGGGAGAAAAGATGGTGTCGGATTGCGAGGAGGCTTACTTTTTCTTCTCCACTCTCAGAAATGAGGTTGCCGCCAGTCTTGTTGAGGGTTTGCTCTCAAAGCCCGAGATAAGAATCTGCGGTGTTGACTTCATCGTCTCAGAGGTGTCTGTTCTTCCAGAAAGGGAGGTAAAGGGAAGGGAGAAGTTCGTAACTCTCAGCCCCATATATGCATCTACCTCAGTCGGAGAGAACGGCAGAAGGAGGATTTTTGATTTGTATCCGAAAGACAGTAAGTTTTACGAGGTTATCTTGCAGAATCTTGTGAAGAAGTACGTTCTATATTACAAAAGCGCTCCGGAAAACCTCGACTTCCACATGAAACCTCTCAACGTTAAAGCGAAGCGCATCAGGCTTAAGGACACCTTTCACAGATGTGTTGAAATGGTTTTTAAGGCTGAAGGTAGTCCTGAGCTGCTTGACGTGGGTTATAAGGCGGGTTTTGGCTCTAAGAACAGCATGGGGTTTGGGATGGTGAAGGTGGTATGA
- a CDS encoding 2-oxoisovalerate dehydrogenase: MSYARGEKIDGVIFLVEETDDGYTARALGHSIFTQAGSLEELKEMVKDAVECHFEEGERPKLSDFT; the protein is encoded by the coding sequence ATGTCCTATGCAAGAGGTGAAAAAATTGATGGGGTAATCTTCCTAGTGGAAGAAACAGATGACGGCTACACTGCAAGAGCTCTTGGCCACTCAATTTTCACCCAGGCTGGCTCTCTTGAGGAACTGAAAGAAATGGTTAAAGATGCTGTAGAGTGTCATTTTGAGGAAGGAGAAAGGCCAAAATTATCAGACTTCACATAG
- a CDS encoding bifunctional biotin--[acetyl-CoA-carboxylase] synthetase/biotin operon repressor, giving the protein MRISRESTDYRVYRILSENPLSGEKLAKKLGISRTAVWKAVQKLKECGVYVESNASGYTIAGEEELNPYEVARLAFESGFKEVHFYDVTDSTNSRAKEYGKPDALFFANRQTAGRGRHGRKWLSEEGGLYFSVTLSPPLDYSELPKLTLIAGLSVAEAIPQSEIKWPNDVLIKGRKVCGILSELHGEVERPLVIVGVGINVKNPHPENGISLSELYDVSRREVFEQVIRNFSKNYRMLLDGRWCELRRRIERRCSSVGKAVRVTTPSGVAEGIAEAISEDGSLVVSGKKIYAGDCIHLR; this is encoded by the coding sequence ATGCGCATTTCAAGGGAATCCACAGACTACAGAGTTTACAGGATTCTATCTGAGAACCCTCTTTCCGGAGAAAAGCTGGCTAAGAAGTTGGGAATCTCGAGGACCGCTGTATGGAAGGCTGTGCAAAAGCTAAAGGAGTGCGGAGTTTATGTTGAGTCAAATGCGAGCGGCTACACCATAGCTGGAGAAGAGGAGCTCAATCCGTATGAGGTGGCGAGATTGGCCTTTGAAAGCGGTTTTAAGGAGGTTCACTTCTACGATGTTACCGATTCCACCAACAGCAGGGCCAAGGAGTACGGCAAACCAGATGCGCTTTTCTTCGCTAACAGGCAAACGGCCGGAAGGGGGAGGCACGGAAGGAAGTGGCTCAGCGAGGAGGGCGGGCTGTATTTCTCGGTAACGCTCTCACCACCCCTCGACTACTCTGAGTTGCCAAAGCTCACGCTGATAGCGGGGCTGAGCGTCGCTGAGGCGATTCCTCAATCGGAGATAAAGTGGCCGAACGATGTTCTGATTAAGGGCAGAAAGGTTTGCGGAATTCTTTCCGAACTGCACGGGGAGGTTGAAAGACCGCTCGTTATAGTTGGAGTTGGAATCAACGTGAAAAATCCTCATCCTGAAAACGGTATTTCACTCTCCGAGCTGTACGATGTTTCCAGAAGGGAGGTTTTTGAGCAAGTCATCAGAAATTTCTCGAAAAACTACAGAATGCTGCTGGACGGTAGGTGGTGTGAGCTCAGAAGGAGAATCGAAAGGAGGTGCTCCTCGGTAGGAAAGGCTGTGAGAGTGACAACTCCTTCGGGAGTTGCGGAGGGAATTGCGGAGGCAATCTCCGAAGACGGCTCGCTTGTAGTAAGCGGCAAAAAAATCTACGCCGGAGACTGCATTCATCTCAGATGA
- a CDS encoding single-stranded-DNA-specific exonuclease RecJ — MEEFLHQEFFEWVERAANYIRSYAGGGVTVVHHNDADGLCSGALLKKLCEYCGFEAELICIEKVYPAVVEKIHSSRDGMIIYTDLGGLAADMIDKINAGKSMVLIIDHHPAKDIDSDYVHVLDPELAGISGDVFVSASSLNYIFFRAVAGEEAKKYAYIAVLGSVGDYHDRSGGVLGFDRFALEEAIDEGQVKVRFEGAKERYFIKQFGEYADVIAPRLTTLGAVGYEERAYQLGIRACFEGFDEKTLEKVEQLEKLKKEKFEQMMERLRNGELKIGEYVQWFHVGDFFYPMGVKMVGEFCQLIKDMTFLKDNLYLIGFQNQPKSIPDLGEIGWDAVKVSARAPTPLERMILRGKMPGLDYLIPKASEAVGGFADATHRIAAATVIDRGKEEEFIEAFEGLVKEYEASRG; from the coding sequence ATGGAGGAATTTCTTCATCAGGAGTTTTTCGAGTGGGTTGAGAGGGCTGCCAACTACATAAGAAGCTATGCCGGGGGCGGGGTTACAGTTGTTCACCACAACGATGCTGACGGTCTTTGCTCCGGGGCGCTTTTGAAAAAGCTCTGCGAGTACTGCGGTTTTGAGGCGGAGCTGATTTGCATTGAGAAGGTCTACCCTGCGGTTGTGGAGAAGATTCACTCTTCAAGGGATGGCATGATCATCTACACTGACTTGGGCGGGTTAGCTGCTGACATGATTGATAAAATAAACGCCGGAAAGAGCATGGTTCTGATAATCGACCACCATCCTGCGAAGGATATCGACAGTGACTACGTTCACGTTCTCGATCCGGAGCTTGCGGGGATTTCGGGAGATGTCTTCGTTTCGGCATCGAGTCTCAACTACATATTTTTCAGGGCTGTTGCTGGGGAAGAGGCTAAAAAGTACGCTTACATAGCCGTTCTCGGGAGTGTTGGGGACTACCATGACAGGAGCGGGGGTGTGCTGGGATTCGACAGATTTGCACTCGAAGAGGCGATTGATGAGGGGCAGGTGAAGGTGAGGTTTGAGGGAGCGAAGGAGAGGTACTTCATTAAGCAATTCGGAGAGTATGCTGACGTCATCGCCCCGAGGCTAACAACTCTTGGGGCAGTGGGCTACGAGGAGAGAGCCTACCAGCTTGGAATCAGAGCGTGCTTTGAGGGATTTGATGAGAAAACTCTTGAAAAGGTTGAGCAGCTTGAGAAGCTTAAAAAAGAGAAGTTTGAGCAGATGATGGAGAGGCTGAGGAACGGTGAATTGAAGATTGGAGAGTACGTGCAGTGGTTCCACGTCGGCGACTTCTTCTACCCTATGGGCGTAAAGATGGTCGGAGAGTTCTGCCAGCTCATAAAGGACATGACGTTTCTGAAGGATAACCTCTACCTAATAGGTTTTCAGAACCAGCCGAAGTCCATTCCAGACCTCGGTGAGATTGGGTGGGATGCCGTAAAGGTGAGCGCAAGAGCTCCTACGCCTCTGGAAAGAATGATTTTGAGAGGCAAAATGCCCGGCCTCGATTATCTGATACCGAAAGCCAGCGAGGCTGTTGGCGGCTTTGCGGACGCAACCCACAGAATCGCGGCTGCGACGGTCATAGACAGGGGAAAGGAGGAGGAGTTTATCGAGGCATTTGAAGGGCTGGTGAAGGAGTATGAAGCGTCTCGTGGTTGA